From a single Brassica oleracea var. oleracea cultivar TO1000 chromosome C5, BOL, whole genome shotgun sequence genomic region:
- the LOC106292204 gene encoding uncharacterized protein LOC106292204, with the protein MPQPQQQTPPSQLALVLVQAQPSINYPPYDDMIFAIRDLNEPDGSSKSRISRRIKRSNAVLPPSHAVLVTYHLKTLRRSGVLTMVNNLYKIAAAAPPPRQRVAVAADLVAPRYEVPPMNSSPLDMLGQSSRELPELPVTDPNQVVTESANRRPDRPRRDGSVPISPTAGATLGLPYPSTYASMLQRGRPPSPRAAVSESKRLCIGESSGGVVIAAPAGGETVAVASRMWRGPGCTPNIVWNRPRKSATPMSIRAATGTSESAYGELKRKLDFACEKAKEILDVLTAGIESNDFIEMSQARQEVEGLIPMLTVEPHAMRQVQPQVVEEVEAPPVEQPQAVEEGPSEEAAAKTEAGTQGDEHGQEVVEGEQEQPQP; encoded by the exons ATGCCCCAGCCCCAGCAGCAAACGCCTCCTTCTCAGTTAGCTCTTGTTCTGGTGCAGGCGCAGCCTTCCATAAACTATCCTCCTTACGACGAC ATGATTTTTGCAATTAGGGACTTGAACGAACCTGATGGTTCAAGCAAGTCGAGGATCTCGAGGCGTATCAAGAGATCGAACGCCGTTTTGCCTCCTAGTCACGCGGTTTTGGTGACTTACCATCTCAAGACGTTGAGGAGGAGTGGCGTTCTCACCATGGTTAACAACTTATACAAGATCGCTGCTGCTGCTCCTCCTCCTCGGCAAAGAGTGGCTGTTGCGGCAGACCTGGTCGCTCCCAGATATGAGGTTCCTCCGATGAACTCCTCTCCGCTTGATATGCTAGGACAGTCAAGCCGTGAGCTACCCGAGTTGCCTGTAACAGATCCGAACCAGGTGGTTACTGAGTCGGCAAACAGACGACCTGATCGTCCAAGGAGGGACGGATCTGTTCCGATCTCTCCAACTGCGGGTGCAACTCTAGGTCTTCCATATCCGAGTACGTATGCAAGCATGCTACAAAGGGGGAGGCCACCGAGTCCTAGAGCTGCTGTGAGCGAGAGTAAGAGGCTATGCATAGGTGAATCTAGCGGTGGAGTCGTCATCGCTGCTCCAGCTGGTGGAGAAACTGTGGCCGTTGCGTCAAGGATGTGGCGTGGACCTGGATGTACACCTAACATCGTTTGGAACAGGCCTAGAAAG AGTGCCACACCAATGTCCATCAGGGCAGCTACTGGGACATCAGAGTCTGCCTATGGAGAACTCAAGAGAAAGCTTGACTTTGCT TGCGAGAAAGCAAAAGAAATCTTGGATGTGTTGACAGCTGGTATTGAGAGCAACGACTTTATAGAAATGTCGCAAGCTAGACAGGAGGTGGAAGGACTAATACCAATGTTGACTGTGGAGCCACATGCCATGAGACAAGTGCAGCCACAGGTCGTGGAAGAAGTGGAGGCACCACCCGTGGAACAGCCACAAGCCGTGGAAGAAGGGCCGTCAGAGGAGGCAGCAGCAAAGACTGAAGCTGGAACCCAAGGAGATGAACATGGACAAGAAGTTGTGGAAGGAGAACAAGAACAGCCTCAGCCTTAG
- the LOC106292205 gene encoding uncharacterized protein LOC106292205, with product MWKIFHGTIPVGEQLIRRHIGVDGNCKLCGRWTTPEDIVSKAIYLAKEWETNQVPAYFVGSPLTAEGLALLEAVTECKELGYTRICCESDSSQLIQAVTTVTEASELYGITADINAIASTFEAISFRWISQMNNVVADNLAKQVLADETTFIVPSNFA from the exons ATGTGGAAGATTTTCCATGGAACAATACCAGTTGGAGAGCAGCTGATCAGGCGACATATTGGAGTTGATGGAAACTGCAAGCTATGTGGAAG GTGGACGACACCAGAAGACATTGTATCAAAAGCAATTTATCTAGCGAAGGAGTGGGAAACTAACCAG GTCCCGGCGTACTTCGTCGGCTCTCCTCTTACAGCGGAAGGACTTGCACTCCTTGAAGCTGTCACCGAGTGTAAGGAGCTTGGATACACACGCATATGCTGTGAATCGGACTCGAGCCAGTTGATTCAAGCAGTGACGACTGTTACTGAAGCTTCAGAGCTCTATGGCATCACCGCCGACATCAACGCAATTGCTTCAACTTTCGAAGCTATTTCCTTTCGATGGATCTCCCAGATGAACAATGTTGTAGCAGATAACTTAGCTAAACAAGTCTTGGCAGATGAAACTACATTTATTGTACCATCAAACTTCGCTTGA
- the LOC106292206 gene encoding uncharacterized protein LOC106292206, which produces MVLLSKASYEWKNLRFMDYKSMDEYNSHHYQKANKAKQEKKDPKESNHVYNERRSHGKGRGGYKGRGGRDNYSYGRGQGNHNNRGHGSSYGCGRGSYGHGRGGISKPPYSTKSICHRCRMSNHWAKNCRTPKHLCELYQESLKNKNPEAHMVHDNGYDADNDFDHEKDDLMDHETSDCLKD; this is translated from the exons ATGGTGCTACTATCAAAGGCTAGTTATGAGTGGAAGAATCTCAGATTCATGGACTATAAATCTATGGATGAATACAATTCA CACCATTACCAGAAAGCCAACAAGGCTAAACAAGAAAAGAAAGATCCCAAAGAGAGCAACCACGTCTATAATGAAAGAAGATCACACGGCAAAGGCCGTGGTGGGTACAAGGGACGTGGTGGTCGTGACAATTACTCATACGGCCGTGGGCAAGGAAACCACAATAACCGTGGTCATGGTTCCAGCTATGGCTGTGGTCGAGGCAGTTATGGCCATGGTAGAGGCGGCATATCCAAGCCTCCTTACTCGACCAAATCTATTTGTCACAGATGCAGGATGAGTAACCATTGGGCTAAGAATTGTAGAACCCCTAAGCATTTATGTGAACTCTATCAAGAGAGTCTTAAGAACAAGAACCCGGAAGCCCATATGGTTCATGATAATGGGTATGATGCTGATAATGATTTCGACCATGAAAAGGATGACCTTATGGATCATGAGACTTCAGATTGTCTCAAAGACTAA